One segment of Solanum lycopersicum chromosome 1, SLM_r2.1 DNA contains the following:
- the LOC101262841 gene encoding zinc finger CCCH domain-containing protein 14, with product MEFDGGRKRGRPQGPMNGNGGFKKSKQELESIPTGIGSKSKPCTKFFSFSGCPFGEGCHFLHYVPGGLKAVTQMLGSNPALPAAPRNSIAPPSFPDGSSSPVVKTRLCTKFNTAEGCKFGDQCRFAHGDWELGRPAAPLHEESHGMFQMHGRYGSRPETNPTGLGAAASFGSSATAKISVDASLAGRIIGKGGVNSKHICRVTGAKFSIRDNESDPNLRNIELEGTIDQIEQASRMVRELIQSVTTSAAPPMKNSSSSVTSNYKTKICENFTKSTCTFGEKCHFAHGAEELRKSGP from the exons ATGGAGTTCGATGGTGGTCGAAAACGTGGAAGGCCACAAGGACCTATGAATGGCAATGGTGGATTCAAGAAATCTAAGCAAG AACTGGAGTCAATTCCAACTGGTATAGGAAGCAAATCGAAGCCGTGCACTAAGTTTTTCAG TTTTTCGGGATGTCCATTTGGTGAAGGATGCCACTTCTTGCACTATGTGCCTGGAGGCCTTAAAGCTGTGACTCAGATGCTTGGTAGCAACCCAGCCCTTCCAGCAGCTCCTAGGAATTCAATAGCTCCGCCATCTTTCCCTGATGGATCATCTTCCCCAGTTGTTAAGACTCGTCTATGCACCAAATTCAACACTGCTGAAGGCTGCAAATTTGGTGACCAGTGTCGTTTTGCGCATGGAGATTGGGAGCTTGGCAGGCCAGCAGCTCCATTGCATGAGGAGTCCCATGGTATGTTTCAGATGCATGGAAGGTATGGTAGTCGACCAGAGACCAATCCTACTGGCCTTGGAGCAGCTGCCAGCTTTGGGTCCTCAGCGACTGCTAAGATTAGTGTAGATGCATCTCTTGCTGGACGTATTATTGGAAAAGGTGGCGTCAACTCAAAGCATATCTGTCGTGTGACTGGAGCCAAATTTTCCATTAGGGATAATGAGTCAGATCCTAACTTGAGGAACATAGAACTTGAAGGTACAATTGATCAGATTGAACAAGCCAGTCGAATGGTTCGCGAGCTTATTCAGAGCGTTACAACATCTGCAGCACCCCCGATGAAGAACAGCAGCTCCTCCGTAACAAGTaactacaaaacaaaaatttgtgAGAACTTCACCAAGAGTACATGCACTTTTGGAGAAAAGTGCCACTTTGCACATGGAGCAGAAGAATTGCGCAAGTCAGGTCCGTGA
- the LOC138341636 gene encoding putative F-box protein At1g67623: protein MAYCQEIHLVPPEDSWIVPLDIILREIPSSYRFLYEVPNEHSVYQKVNFLKFPYRRWSIVQRVVSFLEICRASWNPEALYRKDMYDFFNLSDPTALEMINQAANGGHSGAQYVFVIMSIFNGGSVGKIATDLTYVTTAYKTLKYFIKLAQS from the exons ATGGCATATTGTCAGGAAATTCACCTGGTGCCACCTGAAGATTCTTGGATTGTCCCTTTAGATATCATACTGAGAGAAATACCTTCTTC cTACAGGTTCCTATATGAAGTACCTAATGAACATTCTGTATATCAAAAGGTAAATTTTCTCAAGTTTCCTTATCGTAGATGGTCGATTGTTCAACGAGTCGTTTCTTTCCTGGAAATATGCAGAGCATCATGGAATCCAGAAGCCTTATACAGAAAAGACAtg TATGATTTCTTCAACCTTAGCGATCCAACTGCATTGGAAATGATTAATCAAGCAGCAAACGGTGGTCATAGTGGAGCTCAGTATGTGTTTGTCATAATGTCAATCTTCAATGGCG GTTCTGTTGGCAAAATTGCAACAGATCTAACATATGTGACAACAGCTTATAAAACGTTGAAGTACTTTATAAAACTCGCCCAATCATAG